GGGCGCGGCATGAGCCCCATGATCTCTGTCGAGGGTGATGCGGCGTCGGACGAGCTCGGGATCATGGTGCGTGCGCAACGAGCTGGCGACATCTTGCTGTCACGACCGGTCTTCGCGCGATTCGACGGCTGGGCTTACACCGTGCATGACTGCGTCCCTAGGGACGAGTGGACTGTCCGCTGATAATGGCGCGACATCAAGTGGCGCACCGGCAGGGCGCCAGGTCAGTGACGCCCTATATGCCCTGACTGCATGCTTCACGAGTAGAGCAGGACGCGTTTGCGGAGGAGGGCGAAGCCGGCTCGGCCGAACATCTGGCGTTTGAGCATCTTGATTCGGTTGACGTGGCCTTCGACGACGCCGGAGCTCCAGGGCAGTGTGAGGCCGGCGATGACGGCATCGCGGTCACGGTCGATGCCTGCGGCGAGGGTGTGGAGGCCGGGGAGGTCGTCTCGCCGGACGGCGTCGAGCCACTGCGGCAGCCGTTCGCCCCGGCGCTCTGTGAGCATCTGTCCGAAGGAGCGGACGTGGCCGGTGAGGGCGTCGAGTTCGGGGCAGTGGACCAGCACGGCTTTGAGCCGAAGGTGCTCGGTCTCGGTGAGGCTCTCCGGCCGGCGGAGGATCCATCCAGCGACGACCCGGGGTGACGGTGGGCGAGCTGTGACGGGGCCCGGTGAGAGGCGCTTCTCCCGGAAGTAGGCGCGAACCCGCTGGTAGCTGCCCTGATAGCCGAGCGGCACGATCTCCTCCCATGCCGTCCATGCGTTGGTGCAGCCTTGGGTCCAGCGGTCATCCAGGTAGGGCTTGAAGGCGTCGAGTTTGGATGGCCGGCCTTGCCACTGCCCGTGGAACAGTTCTTCCGGGGTCGTTGCGTCGGCGAGGAGCTTGACGGTGCGGGAGGTCATATGGAGTTGGCGGCCGATGGCCCTCCGGCTGAGCCCGGCTGCCAGTAGTTCGTGGACGGTCGCGTGCTTGTCGCGGGTGCGGTCAGCGAAGCGGTGTCCCCTTGGCCAGGGCGAGTCGGAGGGGGATTCGAGCTTCTTCGGCTCGGGGGCCAGCTGGGCTGGATTCGGCGCCAGGACCTGCAGGCATCTGCGGTGGTACGCACCCCGCCCGTCCCACCTGGCCGGACATCCTGCGCATGGACCGTGCTCGCGTACTGCCTCACCAGCGGCTGGCCACGCTGGACGAGCGCCTGGCCGGTGCGGCGGCCCGGCCGGTCGTCCTGCCCGAGACGATCGTCGTCGACCGGGGCAAGGTCTTCGTCTCCCGGGCATTCACCGCCGCCTGCGAAACCCTCGGCATCAGCGTCCAGCCTGCCCCGCCCCACGCCCCCACCGCCAAGGGCATCGTGGAGCGTGCTTTCGGCACCATCAACGCGCTGTTCTGCCAGCACCTGCCCTGAAGTTCCCCCCTGGTCTTGGACAGCGGTTGCTTACGCTGCGGGGGTGAAGTCGTGCTGCAGCCTGGCTCGGGTTTCGAGTGGGGTGAGGTACCCGAACTCGGGGTGCTTGCGGAGCCTGGTGCGGTTGTACTCGACCTCGATGAAGCGGAAGATGTCAGCGCGGGCCGCCTCGCGGCTCTCCCAGACGGCGGTGCCGATCTCCGCTTTCAGCAGTCCGAAGAAGCTCTCGGCTGCGGCGTTATCGTAGCATATGCCGGTTCTTCCCATGCTCTGCCTCAGGTTCAACTCCTGTAGTTCGCGGCGGAATTCGCCACTCGTGTACTCGCTTCCGCGATCGGTGTGCATGATGCAGCCACCCTGAAGGTCACCGCGGCCGGCGGCCATCCGCAGCGCGTCGGTGACCAGCTCGGCACGATGGTGTTCGGCCATCGCGTAACCGATCACCTCGCGCGTCGCCAGGTCGATGACGGTCGCGAGATACCACCAGCCGTCGATCGTCGGCAGATAGGTGATGTCACCGACGAGCTTCATGCCGGGCCGGTTAGCGGTGAAGTCGCGGCCGACCAGGTCCGGAGCCGGTGCGGCCTTGGTGTCCTGTTGCGTCAGGTGGCGGCGTCTGCGGCGGGTGATGCCGCGGATGTCGCGCTCGCGCATGATCCGCTCGACCTTCTTCCGGTTGATCGCATGTCCCTTGCGCCGCAGCGCGGCGTGCACGCGCGGGGCGCCGTAGGCACCCCGCGAGGAGGCGTGGATCTCACGGATCTCCTCGCTCAACTCGTCCTCGGCGCACTGTCGTTCGGCCGCTGTCGGCCGGGCCGCCAGCCAGGAGTAGAAGGTGGAGCGGTTGATCCCCGTGACACGGCACAGCAAAGCCACGCTGTAGCCGCCAGGGTTGGCCTCGGCGGCCTTCTCCGCGTCGATGAAACGGCACAGCGTGCCTACTTCATCGTCTCCTTCGCGAAGAAGGCCGCTGCTTTTTTCAAGATCTCGATCGTCTGCTGCTGTTCCCGGTTCTCCCTGCGCAGCCGCTGGAGCTCATCCTTCTCCGCCGTGGTCAGCGCGCCGGGCGCCCCCTCGCCGCAGTCGACCTTCGCCTGCTTCACCCAGCCGCGAAGCCCCTCCGCACTCACACCGAGT
The sequence above is a segment of the Streptomyces sp. NBC_01224 genome. Coding sequences within it:
- a CDS encoding transposase, yielding MTSRTVKLLADATTPEELFHGQWQGRPSKLDAFKPYLDDRWTQGCTNAWTAWEEIVPLGYQGSYQRVRAYFREKRLSPGPVTARPPSPRVVAGWILRRPESLTETEHLRLKAVLVHCPELDALTGHVRSFGQMLTERRGERLPQWLDAVRRDDLPGLHTLAAGIDRDRDAVIAGLTLPWSSGVVEGHVNRIKMLKRQMFGRAGFALLRKRVLLYS
- a CDS encoding IS3 family transposase gives rise to the protein MCRFIDAEKAAEANPGGYSVALLCRVTGINRSTFYSWLAARPTAAERQCAEDELSEEIREIHASSRGAYGAPRVHAALRRKGHAINRKKVERIMRERDIRGITRRRRRHLTQQDTKAAPAPDLVGRDFTANRPGMKLVGDITYLPTIDGWWYLATVIDLATREVIGYAMAEHHRAELVTDALRMAAGRGDLQGGCIMHTDRGSEYTSGEFRRELQELNLRQSMGRTGICYDNAAAESFFGLLKAEIGTAVWESREAARADIFRFIEVEYNRTRLRKHPEFGYLTPLETRARLQHDFTPAA
- a CDS encoding transposase; its protein translation is MSKRYTSEFKRDAVALVRSSGRNVTEVARELGVSAEGLRGWVKQAKVDCGEGAPGALTTAEKDELQRLRRENREQQQTIEILKKAAAFFAKETMK